One Podarcis raffonei isolate rPodRaf1 chromosome 3, rPodRaf1.pri, whole genome shotgun sequence genomic region harbors:
- the ZNF292 gene encoding zinc finger protein 292 isoform X2, with product MCSIFISSTAAGRDVLCMIDAAGLATCIELCVKALRLEASENTEVKISICKTISCLLPDDLEVKRACQLSEFLLEPNVDAYYAVEMLYNQPDQKYDEENLPIPNSLRCELLLVLKTQWPFDPEFWDWKMLKRQCLALMGEEASIVSSIDELNDSEMHEKAEDCQDENKETLVNGLSGCFDEATNLLRSIRDKKQKNREIKKLRERGFISARFRNWQAYMQYCVLCDKEFLGHRIVRHAQKHYKDGIYSCPICAQNFNSKETFVPHVTLHVKKSSKERLAAMKPLRKLGRPPKTTTTGVNKKNNTVVKQEQRHIKKNSLYAADFIVFNDNDGSDDENFEKDKPYIPEITPVQKPLPVNEFTCPVSLCKKGFKYFKNLIAHAKGHKDNEEAKRFLEMQSKKVICQYCRRHFVSVTHLNDHLQMHCGSKPYICIQMKCKSSFNSYAELLSHRKEHPLFKAKCMFPKCGRVFSEAYLLYDHEAQHYNTFTCKFAGCGKVYRSQNELEKHIEDHTKSSEKTQLSDGENNSSQPLEENENAEEIHPKETFVLPPENGINICAKAENYVSDQFKDESLRTEGTKMPASVLEQINSISVESVEQPIPAPPAKAEPVAVASSVLMPLLGQRIRENMARKGKLPALSSKIDTGASVVQQLCPTVEDTCNDLAVFQEGKEHDCVGESQTVSMHSVKLEPEVLASKSPEKEISLMSFMPNQVGCQNLLSPKLQMEESIKTAPNFYNLPLKTLEGIALAPTQNSLGTPFVPVIPLAAPVQKFTCQVDGCTRVYNSCQSIGKHMKTAHPDQYAAFKMQRKNKRSKKTSSLQNLSNDSKIVYFLPSQVSTPASDAFLQQAKTTSIPPCTSQLQQLSNALFPTRLESMTNSLLPNVENVINIGLSSHIKSETENTLGAQLGSLSSATLPSQLDELEKTVMPLNIDSGSDPFLPLPSENGPISLFPSLADNGPSSVFSQMENNTSHFSSLEGNNNSAFTKEESVDVLFPSQVNNESNFSETTPQLLVSEKVKKVRRRDPDGKEKKPKHNKRAKWPAIIRDGKFICSRCYRVFSNPRSLGGHLSKRSYCKPLDESEISHEALQLNGQSSLLASMILSSNALSLQQQQEPTFNPEVCFKEPSFLQLLATENRSTAFFQNLFPRTNTTTFNASENEEGNEIIKQALETAGIPSTFDSTEILPHVITTSCITGTTEINATVLPNPGVSPSLPTTLLSDQNRTINTKISSVEECNSLPVFPDDLILKTIENGLCSNLVSNSTATAHNFGNNTSRISVISSIKNSELSNLKKKGVGGSKKKKKAAADISQKLVINDLSTLGLLARNAEENVQISTENLQSNVLTKYESQVLMENLTQKLSNVDSELIASVKENFNTSHDTHEETVCLSVKSENDNSQVTLDSCIQENSNLEISEQNVIENFEKTLEIIKTAMNSQMVEVKMENQEVSIESLQSQQIGTAECTSENPSQTVQPSNVAQHIADIQNVTLDKISPSKYDTSHKDDIQIMEILEGLKKLKLESETSGQVFDSIIHCLPADSLPQILLPFVTTETTSPVQPPSETHNRFSEKAHKPFMCQAPSCSYSAMTKDALFKHYSKIHQYTAEMILEIKKHQLKYAPFKCVVATCPKTFTRNSNLRAHCQLVHHFTTEEMVKLKLKRPYGRRSQNKTANLTPRPVELKSIPCVLMESAQEAQLTKDLEIKKEACIESVKVPEIVVPERVIPEEVVPESTPDVSEKMEKPPQVVTIPPELYNVATLKNIQVQPKVRKIRRNRKEKEEKKHPKPACKTLELPTSYSPYRPYRCVHQGCFAAFTIQQNLILHYQAVHKSDLPSFSVEGEEESEPSKDEEFCKEEDCDETETNVVVKEFRCEVRNCSRIFQEVTSLIQHYMKLHEMTPEEIGSMKSALDVGRFPCDQSECKSSFAMYINYITHLEVDHGIKIKQTKTEDGMYKCDCEGCDRIYATRSNLLRHIFNKHNDRHKDHLIRPRRFLTPGQENISSKANQEKTLKIKHKGLKYRAGKHGNKISIRTKRRKLIIVENKNSKMGQILENKAYTLKCGKYVYSIKSRHDALSECSSTLVTQYPCMIEGCSSVVTSENNIIRHYKCHKLSKAYTSKHRNILIVSNKHPDSLEKEVSSQNEAIEDKTCDAELQPHLSETPEDLRASTPVAQKEPEKSEKDEVDELAEMFITKLVNEDLTSSENHGKPSSDVNNDCQETSSCLSEKQNVNGNLKRANKEKNPQIKKRKVEKQEEILAVEVSSVRREEETAVAVQTAEEQSASFDWSSFKPMGFEVSFLKFLEESAVKQKKPTDRACNSCGTRKGSHSNSRKSNDKSSFARTRSCSESEISVQFANPSQFQCSGTVKIVLDKTFKNCTELVLKQLQEMKPIVSLIRLDGHLEKNPEVTK from the coding sequence ATCGATGCTGCTGGACTTGCAACGTGCATTGAACTTTGTGTGAAAGCATTGCGTTTGGAAGCCAGTGAGAATACAGAGGTCAAGATTTCCATTTGCAAGACTATATCTTGTTTGTTGCCTGATGATTTGGAGGTTAAACGTGCTTGTCAACTGAGTGAATTTCTCCTCGAGCCAAATGTGGATGCATACTATGCTGTTGAAATGCTATATAATCAGCCTGACCAGAAATATGATGAAGAAAACCTTCCAATACCAAATTCATTACGCTGTGAGCTCTTACTTGTATTAAAAACTCAATGGCCTTTCGATCCAGAATTTTGGGACTGGAAAATGCTAAAACGTCAGTGTCTTGCATTGATGGGAGAAGAGGCGTCAATTGTATCATCAATAGATGAGTTGAATGACAGTGAAATGCATGAAAAAGCAGAGGACTGCCAAGATGAAAACAAAGAAACTTTAGTGAATGGACTTTCTGGATGTTTTGATGAAGCTACAAACTTACTTAGAAGCATTAGAGATAAAAAGCAGAAAAACCGAGAAATAAAGAAACTGAGAGAGCGAGGGTTCATATCTGCTAGATTCAGGAACTGGCAAGCATACATGCAATATTGTGTACTGTGTGACAAAGAATTCCTTGGACATAGAATAGTAaggcatgcacagaaacactacAAGGATGGAATCTATAGTTGCCCAATATGTGCACAGAATTTTAATTCTAAAGAAACATTTGTTCCCCATGTCACACTACACGTTAAGAAGTCTAGTAAAGAGAGACTGGCTGCAATGAAACCACTGAGAAAATTAGGAAGACCACCTAAAACAACAACCACTGGCGTGAACAAGAAGAACAATACTGTAGTTAAGCAGGAACAACGGCACATAAAAAAGAACAGCCTTTATGCAGCAGACTTCATTGTTTTTAATGATAATGATGGTTCTGATGATGAAAATTTTGAAAAAGACAAACCTTACATTCCAGAGATAACACCAGTTCAGAAACCTTTGCCTGTCAATGAGTTTACATGTCCTGTTAGCTTGTGTAAGAAAGGctttaaatactttaaaaatttGATTGCACATGCGAAAGGTCATAAAGACAATGAAGAAGCTAAACGGTTTCTTGAAATGCAGAGCAAAAAAGTCATTTGCCAGTACTGTAGACGCCATTTTGTAAGTGTTACCCACCTCAATGATCATTTACAAATGCATTGTGGCAGCAAACCCTACATCTGTATCCAGATGAAATGTAAATCTAGCTTTAATAGTTATGCTGAACTTTTGAGTCATCGGAAAGAGCACCCACTCTTCAAGGCAAAGTGTATGTTTCCGAAATGTGGAAGAGTGTTTTCAGAAGCATACTTACTTTATGATCATGAAGCACAGCACTATAATACCTTCACCTGCAAATTTGCAGGTTGTGGAAAAGTTTACCGCTCCCAAAATGAATTAGAAAAGCATATTGAAGACCATACTAAATCATCTGAAAAAACACAGCTGTCTGATGGTGAGAATAATTCTTCCCAACCTTTAGAAGAAAATGAGAATGCTGAAGAAATCCATCCAAAAGAAACATTTGTTTTACCACCTGAAAATGGTATAAATATCTGTGCCAAAGCAGAAAATTATGTCTCGGATCAGTTCAAAGATGAATCTCTCAGGACTGAGGGAACAAAAATGCCAGCTAGTGTACTGGAACAGATTAATTCAATCTCTGTAGAAAGTGTGGAGCAACCTATACCTGCTCCTCCTGCAAAGGCAGAACCGGTAGCTGTGGCCAGCAGTGTTTTGATGCCTCTTCTAGGCCAAAGAATTAGAGAAAACATGGCAAGAAAAGGTAAATTACCTGCTTTGAGTAGTAAAATAGATACTGGTGCATCTGTAGTCCAACAGTTATGCCCAACAGTTGAAGATACTTGTAATGATCTTGCAGTGTTCCAGGAAGGAAAGGAACATGACTGTGTTGGTGAGTCCCAAACAGTTTCCATGCATTCAGTTAAACTTGAACCTGAAGTTCTTGCATCAAAAAGCCCTGAAAAAGAGATAAGTCTTATGTCCTTCATGCCGAATCAAGTTGGCTGTCAAAATTTACTCTCTCCCAAACTTCAGATGGAAGAGAGCATTAAGACTGCTCCCAATTTTTATAATTTGCCTCTAAAGACTTTAGAAGGGATTGCACTTGCTCCAACCCAGAACAGCCTCGGCACTCCATTTGTTCCAGTCATACCACTGGCAGCTCCAGTTCAGAAGTTCACTTGCCAAGTTGATGGATGTACTCGAGTCTACAATTCTTGCCAAAGCATTGGCAAACACATGAAGACAGCCCATCCTGATCAATATGCTGCATTTAAGATGCAGCGCAAGAATAAAAGGAGTAAAAAAACAAGCAGTTTGCAAAACCTGTCAAATGATAGCaaaattgtttattttttacCATCACAAGTATCTACTCCCGCTAGTGATGCTTTTCTTCAACAAGCCAAGACCACTTCAATTCCCCCTTGTACAAGCCAACTGCAGCAGCTGTCTAATGCTCTTTTTCCAACACGTCTGGAAAGTATGACTAATTCCCTATTACCCAACGTGGAAAATGTTATAAATATAGGTCTGTCATCCCATATTAAAAGTGAAACAGAGAATACATTAGGCGCACAATTGGGAAGTTTGTCCAGTGCAACTTTACCTTCACAGCTGGACGAACTAGAAAAAACAGTTATGCCTCTGAACATTGACAGTGGTTCAGATCCTTTCCTTCCTTTACCTTCAGAAAATGGTCcaatttctctctttccttctcttgctGATAATGGTCCGAGTTCTGTTTTCTCACAAATGGAGAACAATACCAGTCACTTTTCCTCCCTAGAAGGAAACAATAACTCTGCTTTTACAAAAGAGGAAAGTGTTGATGTGCTCTTCCCTTCACAAGTAAATAATGAGAGTAACTTCAGTGAAACCACTCCGCAACTCCTTGTTTCAGAAAAAGTGAAAAAGGTTCGTAGGCGAGAtccagatggaaaagaaaagaagccaaagCATAACAAGCGGGCAAAATGGCCAGCAATAATCAGGGATGGCAAATTTATTTGTAGTCGATGTTATAGGGTTTTTTCTAATCCTAGATCACTTGGTGGCCACCTGTCTAAACGCTCCTATTGTAAGCCCCTAGATGAATCGGAAATTTCTCATGAAGCTCTACAGCTTAATGGACAATCTTCTCTTCTTGCCAGTATGATTCTTTCTTCAAATGCATTGAGCttacagcagcaacaggagccAACTTTTAATCCAGAAGTGTGTTTTAAAGAGCCATCATTCCTTCAGCTGCTGGCTACTGAAAATCGGTCAACTGCTTTTTTCCAGAACTTGTTTCCACGGACTAATACGACTACCTTCAATGCAAGTGAAAatgaagaaggaaatgaaattaTCAAACAGGCCTTGGAAACTGCAGGCATTCCAAGTACTTTTGATTCTACAGAAATATTACCACATGTAATTACAACTAGCTGTATCACTGGTACTACTGAAATAAATGCAACAGTTTTGCCAAATCCAGGTGTGTCACCTTCGTTACCAACTACCTTGCTATCAGACCAAAACAGAACAATTAACACCAAAATTTCCTCAGTAGAAGAATGCAACAGCTTACCAGTATTTCCAGATGACTTAATACTTAAGACTATTGAAAATGGCTTATGTTCCAACTTGGTTTCTAATTCTACTGCCACAGCACATAATTTTGGAAATAATACTTCACGTATTTCAGTCATAAGCAGCATCAAAAATTCAGAATTGAGTAACTTAAAGAAAAAGGGGGTCGGTGGttcgaagaaaaagaagaaagctgctgctgacatttcacagaaattagTAATTAATGATTTGTCAACATTGGGGCTTTTAGCCAGAAATGCTGAAGAAAATGTGCAAATATCGACAGAGAATCTCCAGTCAAATGTATTGACAAAATATGAGTCTCAAGTGTTAATGGAAAATCTTACACAAAAACTGAGCAATGTGGACAGCGAGTTAATTGCCAGTGTCAAAGAGAACTTTAATACTAGTCATGACACTCATGAAGAAACAGTTTGCTTATCAGTGAAATCTGAAAATGACAACTCTCAGGTCACTCTAGATTCCTGCATTCAGGAAAATTCCAATTTGGAGATTTCAGAGCAGAATGTAATTGAAAACTTTGAGAAGACCCTTGAAATAATTAAAACAGCTATGAACTCTCAGATGGTAGAAGTTAAAATGGAAAACCAGGAAGTGTCAATTGAGTCATTGCAGAGTCAGCAAATCGGTACTGCTGAGTGTACATCAGAAAACCCTTCACAAACTGTTCAACCATCCAACGTTGCGCAACACATAGCAGACATACAGAATGTCACCCTTGATAAAATTAGCCCTTCTAAGTATGACACCTCTCACAAAGATGATATTCAGATTATGGAAATATTAGAAGGTTTGAAAAAGCTGAAGTTAGAAAGTGAAACTTCAGGTCAAGTGTTTGACAGTATAATTCATTGTCTTCCAGCAGATTCACTACCACAGATTCTTCTTCCATTTGTAACAACTGAAACCACTTCTCCTGTCCAGCCACCTTCAGAAACGCATAATCGGTTCAGTGAAAAAGCCCATAAACCTTTTATGTGCCAGGCCCCAAGCTGCAGTTACAGTGCTATGACCAAGGATGCATTATTTAAACACTACAGCAAAATACATCAATACACTGCAGAAATGATACTGGAAATTAAGAAACACCAGTTGAAATATGCaccctttaaatgtgttgtagcTACCTGTCCAAAAACATTTACAAGAAATTCTAACCTCCGGGCCCACTGTCAGCTGGTACATCACTTTACAACAGAGGAAATggtaaaactaaaactaaaaagaCCCTATGGGAGAAGATcccaaaacaaaactgcaaactTAACACCAAGGCCTGTTGAACTAAAGAGTATACCTTGTGTGCTAATGGAAAGTGCACAGGAAGCGCAATTGACTAAAGATcttgaaataaagaaagaagcATGTATAGAATCTGTGAAAGTGCCAGAAATAGTGGTGCCAGAGAGAGTGATCCCAGAGGAGGTGGTGCCAGAAAGTACACCAGATGTTTctgaaaaaatggaaaaaccTCCACAAGTGGTTACCATTCCTCCTGAACTTTATAATGTTGCCACACTAAAAAACATACAGGTACAACCCAAAGTACGCAAAATTAGAAGAAAtaggaaagaaaaagaggagaaaaaacaCCCCAAACCAGCATGTAAAACTTTAGAACTTCCTACTAGTTATAGTCCCTACAGACCTTACAGATGTGTACATCAAggttgttttgctgcttttaCAATACAGCAGAATTTGATTCTTCATTATCAAGCTGTACACAAATCTGATCTGCCCTCCTTCtctgtggaaggagaagaagaaagtgaGCCGAGTAAAGATGAGGAGTTTTGTAAAGAAGAAGACTGTGATGAAACTGAAACAAATGTAGTTGTAAAAGAATTCAGATGTGAGGTGAGAAATTGCTCAAGGATATTTCAGGAAGTCACTAGTCTTATTCAGCACTACATGAAGCTTCATGAAATGACTCCTGAGGAAATTGGAAGCATGAAGTCAGCcttggatgttggaagattccctTGTGATCAGTCTGAATGTAAATCATCCTTTGCAatgtatattaattatattactCATTTAGAAGTGGATCATGGAATaaagataaaacaaacaaaaacagaggatGGCATGTACAAGTGTGATTGTGAAGGCTGTGATCGTATTTATGCAACAAGGTCTAATCTCCTACGACATATTTTTAATAAGCATAATGATAGGCATAAAGATCATCTGATAAGACCGAGGCGATTCTTGACACCAGGTCAGGAAAATATTTCAAGTAAGGCTAATCAGGAAAAAACCTTGAAAATTAAGCATAAAGGATTAAAATATAGGGCAGGAAAGCATGGAAACAAAATATCAATTAGGACTAAGCGAAGGAAACTTATAATTGTAGAAAACAAGAACTCAAAAATGGGCCAGATCCTTGAAAATAAGGCATATACTTTGAAATGTGGAAAGTATGTGTACTCAATAAAGAGTAGGCATGATGCTTTATCAGAATGTTCAAGCACTTTGGTCACACAATATCCATGTATGATAGAAGGCTGTTCGTCAGTTGTCACAAGTGAAAATAATATAATTAGGCATTATAAATGTCACAAGTTGTCTAAAGCATATACTTCAAAACACAGAAATATCCTAATTGTCTCAAACAAACATCCTGATTCATTGGAGAAAGAAGTATCTTCACAAAATGAGGCAATTGAGGACAAAACATGTGATGCAGAATTGCAGCCACATTTGTCTGAAACCCCTGAGGACTTGAGAGCCTCTACACCAGTGGCACAAAAAGAACCTGAGAAGAGTGAGAAGGATGAAGTGGATGAGCTTGCAGAAATGTTCATTACCAAACTTGTTAATGAGGACCTCACAAGTTCAGAGAATCATGGAAAGCCTTCTTCTGATGTAAATAATGACTGCCAAGAAACTAGTTCTTGCCTTTCGGAAAAGCAAAACGTAAATGGTAACTTAAAAAgagcaaacaaagaaaaaaatcctCAGATTAAAAAGCGGAAAGTtgagaaacaggaagaaatctTAGCTGTTGAAGTAAGTAGTGTGCGGAGAGAGGAAGAAACTGCTGTCGCTGTTCAAACTGCTGAAGAGCAATCCGCATCTTTTGACTGGAGTTCATTTAAGCCTATGGGATTTGAAGTATCTTTCCTCAAGTTCCTTGAAGAGTCTGCAGTGAAGCAAAAGAAACCTACAGATAGAGCCTGCAATAGCTGTGGAACCAGAAAAGGTTCTCATTCAAACTCAAGAAAATCTAATGACAAGTCCTCGTTTGCAAGAACACGATCATGTTCTGAAAGTGAAATCTCTGTACAGTTTGCTAACCCATCACAATTTCAGTGTAGCGGTACTGTAAAAATAGTTTTAGATAAgacttttaaaaattgcactgAGCTTGTGTTGAAGCAGCTTCAGGAAATGAAACCTATTGTCAGTCTGATAAGACTTGATGGACATTTGGAGAAAAATCCAGAGGTTACAAAATAA
- the GJB7 gene encoding gap junction beta-7 protein, translated as MSWSFLRDVLSGVNKYSTGIGRIWLAIVFIFRLLVYVVAAEQVWKDEQKEFECNIRQPGCENVCFDYFFPVSQVRLWALQLIMVSTPSLLVVLHVAYRESREKRHRKKLYKDPGSMDGGLLCTYLISLISKTGFELGFLFLFYKLYGGFNVPRLVKCDMSPCPNTVDCYISKPTEKKVFLYIVVVTSSLCIILNVIELTYLVFKYSIKCCFRGYIERVQESKREDKKSSSVNHNGTTLFQGNDEVTIFGIQGDGRILPTSQQQE; from the coding sequence ATGAGCTGGTCATTCCTCCGTGATGTCCTAAGCGGGGTGAACAAATACTCAACTGGAATCGGCAGaatctggttggctattgtgtTTATCTTCCGCCTCCTTGTCTACGTTGTGGCTGCAGAACAAGTCTGGAAGGATGAACAGAAGGAGTTTGAGTGTAACATTAGGCAACCTGGCTGTGAAAATGTCTGCTTTGACTACTTTTTCCCAGTTTCCCAGGTGAGGCTTTGGGCCTTACAATTGATCATGGTCTCCACCCCATCCCTTCTTGTCGTTCTCCACGTCGCCTATCGAGAAAGCAGGGAAAAAAGACACAGAAAGAAGTTGTATAAGGACCCAGGAAGCATGGATGGAGGGTTGCTATGCACCTATCTCATCAGTCTCATTTCCAAAACAGGATTTGAACTTGGCTTCCTCTTTTTGTTTTACAAGCTGTACGGCGGATTCAACGTGCCCCGCCTTGTGAAATGTGACATGAGTCCATGTCCCAACACGGTCGATTGTTACATCTCCAAGCCCACAGAGAAAAAAGTCTTCTTGTACATTGTGGTGGTGACGTCCTCCTTGTGCATCATCTTAAATGTAATTGAACTCACCTATTTGGTTTTCAAGTACTCCATCAAATGTTGTTTCAGAGGCTACATCGAGAGAGTTCAAGAGTCCAAACGTGAAGACAAAAAGTCGAGTTCTGTGAATCACAATGGAACCACCTTATTTCAGGGCAATGATGAAGTCACTATCTTCGGTATCCAAGGAGATGGAAGAATCTTGCCCACCAGCCAACAGCAAGAGTAA